The genomic stretch cttttctttacGGAAGATCgcaaacaaagaggaaggtgAGGGAAGGGAAACACACtcaaaatgaaaaagaacatgaaaGCAAGAGCCCCATGGAACAAGGGAGGACGAAATGTCCTGACTGAACACGTGAAAAGTTGTCTTCCAAATTTATATTCCTGTAAACACCTATAAGAATATATAAAACCAGGTAGAGCTGTCATggaactgaagaagcttctgTACACCGAGATAGCCGCCCTACCACCATACGTCTGGTCATAGCTCTTcgtaaaaagagagaaatctACTTCAATTCCCTCGGTATGTACACTTAAACTTGAGATAAAGGGGTAATGGGGGCAAGACTCATACCTCGATTATGCCGTTGCAGCGCCTCCTCGAAGGTTGTCGATGATGGGACATTATTCGAGCCATTTGAGGTGTACTTATTGGATCTCAACCGGCGCCATCGGGGAACGCAACATTCTACCTCATCCAGAAGGGGGCGGAGCGTTGCAACAGACGACGTAATGAGCGCCACGCCAACCTCGACATAGGACCGCATATCACACCCGTATGATAGAATAGATTCTTCGGGTCGGTGAGCTGGTGAACAAAACACACCCTCGCAATCGTCGCGAAACAGGCACTGCGAACAAGGGCAAAGCATGAGCATCTGACTTGTTCAGGACGTGGAAAGGAATATTTACACTGAACCAAGTGCCAGAAGCACAGCGACGTGAATCTTGATGTAGCAAGGTAAATGCAGACTTCGAACAATGAGAATCGGCAGAAGTCCAAGGGTCGCATCGCTAAACGCTGTAATGGCTGAATGCACATAGGCAGCTTTGATAAGGCCCATCCCGTTGCAACTGCCATGTGGACTGATCGCTTGATTCCAGAACCATGATGGTGGCTGGCATTGGACAAGGACGAAGACAAAGATGAAAATGGTGAGGCAAGTGAGAAGGGTGAAAATGGCATAAGTAATCCATTTAAGGTAGCGTTCGATACAAAACCGTAGGAGAAATATACCCACGGCGAATTTGACCATGGTGGTTGCGACCACATAGGATGACTCGTAAATAAATAATAGCTAGAGCCAATGATGAGTTGAGGATCGAAGTATTCGGTTGTTTTCAGTACTACCTTCAAGCCTTTGAGGAGGACCTCGGGCGTTAATTCCGTCCAGGAATGCCCAGAACATCCAATTCGAACCCCCTCAAGTAATGCACATGCTgaaatgatgaagaaaatctcgAGTATACACTTATCAGTATTGTTGAACGAGGGTGGGTGCCATATGTTGTATACAACACCCGAGTCAGAGATGAACAATTTACCAATGCTCCGACCGCCAGGCCATCATCCAACCCAAAACCCCTTTTGATCCGTATGCGCACGTAGCACCGTAACGCCACGGTTCCTAAGGCGAGAACGAGGAAGGATACAACGACACCAAGAAGTTCCGCAGCCCTCGTGGTCATGGACGGCAATTGTCGCTGAGGCGAAGATAAAATCGGTAATATGGTATTATCAATACCGGAGATCAGAGACCGGAGTTGCTCGATAGAACGATAGGTCCCCGCTTCTTTGGGGAGCTTTTATAAACTTCGACGGTAACTGCATTGTGATACGGCGAGATAGACAATGAAATGCGGTTTCTCAAGAAGGATATAGCATGCTAAACAAATTATATGCTTCAGCCACCGACCCGATGATTGAACTCACCAGGCGTTGCTCTAGACCTAAACCAGGCTAGCTTTACCAGCGCCCATGAAACTCAATCCCAGTGCAGATCAAGGGACCAATCGAGCGAGCAGGTATCCGCGGGTCATCCCAGCTCGAGCAACCCCTACTGATTAAATCTTCGGCTGGTAGCAAGCTCCTGGAACTGTTATCTGGGCGTCATTACGCAATTTTGCACCCTCGATAATGAGAGCTGATTGAATCGATCAACGCAAAATCGGTCTTACCGTAAAAGATACTTATAACTAGATTCGCCACCTGAATACCTGGATGCGACAAGAGCTGTAGTCATCCCCTACTTACCCTGCCACTTATTGAGGTGGTGTCTGAACGGGGTAGGAGAACTCTAACTCTTCTGGGAGGCTTCGGGGGACTGTTGGTCACGCAGGCAATAGGTACTGTACCTGGACTGGCGAACGCCATGTCTCCGACGATACTCCACAAGTACCGGAGTGCTGGGCGAACCTCTCTTATGAACATATGTTCGAAACCTGTAGACGACGAAATATTGCTAAGTAGGTTTTGAATACgcgatggagaagaacaagatcagCGAAACTACCACTACATGTCAGCTCCTACGGCACCTTTCACTATCAGAGATCAACGGCCGATCGTACTTGAAACTGCCACAGGGGGTGCGATGCTCGCTATAATGCATGTCCGACCGCTGTCCCCACACAAGCGCTTCAAGCGACACTTATTGTTAGTGACTGCTAGCGAACAGCCGTTCATCTGACGGTGGATTATATGCTATTTACTGGGAAGCACGGGACACTCTGTGGGTATTTCCCTGTGGGGTTCTGTCAAGCCCCGGGCTTGGGTGTGCTTCTAAAGCAGGTATCCTAAAGCAGCTGGCTACCAGACTCAACGAGTCTTGGCTATCTCCTCAGGGGAATGGTGATAAGCCACTTTGATGGAGGTGGGATGAGGATCAAAAGCAGGCACGTAAGCGGCTATGTGGAAGCTCGGATGTGGCTTGAGAAGGCAGTCTCGGCTCTTGAAGATGTGGATACTATGTAAGGGAACACCATTGGGCTTGCCCTTGGTAGCCTGGAATTTATATCCTGACCAGTGAAAGGCAAAACAGGGTTGCATAACTGTCTGTTCTCAGCGATAGGCCGTAGATTTGACTTGAATTGATAGTAGTGATACACCGAGCTTAAAGAATCTGCTGCACCACTCTTTTCATAAAGATTCCAATGTAAGCTGAGTCCCACGTTATGATAACGGTCAGGCTACGGTCAATTGGGCTGAACAGTGCCAGGAATTGGATCTCGGATCATAATATAGTAGCGTCCCTTATTATGCCCTCCCAATGGCTCGAAGTCTAAAACGACCTCCTCTTGTGTGTTCCATCCATACTTCTTATAAAGCGGATaaccttcttctgttgcctCAAGGAACATTCGTGCATTCAGGCTATCCGCCTTTTGCGTAGCCCATTTCAACATTTGACTCCCAATTCCTCTCCCCTGGTACTCGGGGTCTGTGGCTAAGAAATCCAGGACTATAGTGCTACTTAGCCTTCCCTagccaaagagaaaagacaagggGGTTGAGAATATGAGAGGGGAAATGCTAGGGGCAACTCGAATACGTACTCATATCATTTTCTCCCAGATACCTTTCCCTCGAGCTCTTCAACATGTCCAAATAACATGTGTAAACGCGCTTGTTGATTCCTTCGGGTAAATATTCATCTGGTTTAGCCGCCATCTTATTCGCGTCTTCAGATAACTCTGTAAGTGAATGGGAATCTTGTTGATAATGAAGTGGAATGACCACTCGCATGAAGGCGATGACACGTCCCGTTTCCGATTCCGTCGCAACTAAGAGATGATATTTTGGGTCCACGAATCTTGCGAAAGTCCGTGCATATTTCAACGTTTGTAGGGCCGAAACTTTAACGTTCGCAAACGCATTCTGGTAAAAGAGACCCGGGGCAAAACTAACGGTGTTGATATGGACCAAATCCGGGCTATCGGATTCAGTCGCATAACGGATTTGAATGGGCATGTTGTCGGTTCTTTGCCTCTTGAATGGGGAATAACGGTAGATGTGCGATCTGTGGTGGGAATGCGATCTTGAAATGTTGGAAAATCCTGAGTGGGGTCCGAATGTTCTAGTCCACGATAATAGTACCGTATGATATTAGATTAGGGCGCATCGCGTGTTCACTGAGATTTCTTTAGAGCATGTTGTTCGTATTGACCGCGGAAAAGCCCTTGAAATGTCGCCTTATCTTCCCAGGCCTGACTCATTGTGTTCTCATAAATCCGACCCCGCACCGTAACTGAGGGGAGATTTTCCGCCTTCTCACGTTCCCGACCAGCTTGAAACAGGCACACCGGAATAGAAGAACAACATGCCGTGTCGCTCATTCCCATTCATACTGATGAATCGGTGCAAATTCGACACACTGGTGCGGCACAATATCTGATTGGCCAAATTGATCGCCAGCGCATCCGGGATTCAATGGGGACAACATCGGCATAGTAGCAGAATTTCCAGTTCCAGCCTCTTAAGCCTCTATTTCTGTGTTCAAACGCTGGTATTAGCCTCCTTGAGACCAAAGCTATGACCAGGATGCAGACTAAATCCCGCGGTAAAAAGGTCATCCTCAAATAGTAAGCATGGCTGCTCCGCGCAAAGCATATGAATAAGCTTGCAGCCATGACCTCTAAACGATCCGGGGGTAATTCCCCACTCACGCAAAAGCCTTCTTTTGAATCGCTCGGGCCTCTGGGGTCATTGTTATGGCCTTGTGGATGCTCGTATCCTTGATTGTAGGACTGATATACCAACACCATACGTACTTGATTTTCTAGGGCGGCCGACGGCCTACTCTTTCCATTTTAGTACTCACTCTCTGCCGCTTCTTGCGCACTGAGTAGATTTAAGCACACTCTAAGCACGCCCTGAGTAGCCTAAAACAATCTAAGCATGGGGTAAGTAGGAGACCAAGTGCTTTAGATAAATAATCTTAATAAACTACACCCCAACTAATAATCATCCCCTTGCCCACTTCTCTACTCACAGTTTACTCTTACctattttacttttttaaAGCCCAGTACTACTATTAGATCTATCTTTTTCCAGTAAAAAATACTGTGATTACTACTCTATACTAGTATAGAAAATACTTTACGGGTTTTCTCCAGCAACAGACCACACAAAGCCTAGAAACTTATAGAAGAAGTCCCGGTTATCTTAAGAGTCAAGAAATCCTCAAAACGGCGAACTGCGCTAATTAATTAAGACATCTTTAACTTTGAATTCTaaataactactagataGAGTAATATAGCCTATATATTtctattaaaatatatagtactaataattaatttaccaagtaaaaaaaattagaTTTAAATTAGAACACGACGTTAATTAGGTATAGTAAACCTAGTCTAGAAATTTAATCTATACAATacaaagaaatattaaattattttctaatatatataaatatgacTATAGATATTAGGCTCTACTATCTAAAGCCTTAGTTCAAGTATAGAACAATGCCAGAGCAATATATAGACATAGCTATCGTGATGGTCGATACACAGTACGCGTAAATAGATATAAATCGAAGAAGCTCACAAACGGGGGGCTCGATTCGGTGAGCCTAGAGAAAAGCGTACGAAGGACTTCGTGACGTTTCGACCTGGAAGGAATGGTGGGTATCGCTTGGAAGTCGAGGGAGGTACAGTGCATGCTTATGGATTTGGTGGCCTTGGGTACATCTTCAGTTACGGCGCGGCCATGAAAGTGCGGGAGTTGGTTGATTGGGTTGTCCATGGGGATTCCGCCTTAAGGAGCCGCCTGTGATCCTTTTTGTCTATGTCTGGCTTTGATGTTGGTTTTGAAATAACGGCCTAGAAGAGCAACGTAAAATAGGCAGGAAACTTGCTGACGTAGTTATGCTCCGCTTCAGGACCTGAGGTATTAGGAGGGAGTCAATGACGCCCATGAAGAGTAAGGCAGAACTGCAGGCTCGGGTTTTATGGGTAGACAGCCGATTGATCTGTGAATTACTCAAAGGACCATTGCTCATGGAATGTGAATATATACGGACCTTTATCGGTACAATAGTCAAGTCAGGGTTCAGGTGTCCTGAGAGCAATATTACTCATATGGTCCCTTTCTAAGTTAGCCTACAAAAGTATTCGCTGCTGGCGATAAcaccctttctttttgcggGCCCAGCAGAAATACTCCTCTAACGCTATCGACACGCGGAGAGGCTTCCGTGAATATATACGTCCCGGCTTCCGCGCTCGCGATGGGTTCGCTCAGGACGCCTGGAAGCGGTACATTAAACCTTTCTACGTGATTAGGATGCGAGTGATGCCTGATTCTGCTACTATTGCAGAAAGAGTGTCTTCAAGTCAGACGCATGTGTTAGACTCAATTTGACGAACCAAAAACCATATCTGAATCGTAGTTGACCCCAGGGAATCTCTATGTTATGCCAATACTTGCACCGATGGCCATTAATATGGGTATGCCAGTCAGTCTCCAGACATTGGACTATTTCCCGAAGAACGATCTGGCCCCATGACCCAATGCCTGTCTGGTTCACTTAAAATGAAGCGCACCGGTGTGACGTAGACACACGTGTTATTGCGCCGAGTGCAGTTTTGGCAATATGGCCGCGTCTCATCACACTGCAGGACCATTAGCAATGGGAAATAGCTCATGTCTTCGAAAGGTAGGCGGTGACGTACTTTCACTCTCCTTTGCTTGCACTTGGTGCATCCGTGACGTGATTTTCGATGTCCGCGGCGGATGGCCATATCTTGCGGTAACGCTGCAGAGATACACCAAGGCTGTGCACTTTAGTCTGTACTGCAGTGTCAACATCGTTTTAGCAATAGTGCCGAACAACGCTGTTGCCTGATCCATTTTTGTCTAGAACGTACAAGCCGTAGGACCCAGAGAGCGGCGTAGAGCAAGGGCACAGCTGGGGAGCTGGAACCGGGGTCCGCGATAGGAGCGAAACATGTCCCAGATTACATGGTTACGGAATATTATCGGTCGGTCTGTGGGGCCACCCTGGTAGCGAACATGCAACGATACAGAATGTTTTCCCTCAGGGATAATAGTATTTGGATCAGAGAGCTCTATGTTTAGAACCGGGGCGCCCTATCTATTTAAGGAAAGTATAAGCTCTATGAAATGTCGAGAATGGGAATCCCGACACCTGGAAATTATCCCTGAAGTGTGGGATGAAATGACTTACACACGGTCTGATGGTAGTAATGGTGGAGTGGATTGTCGGTGAATGAAGGCCGGGGATTCTATCTGTTTATATGTAAACGTAACACTTGCGCCGCCTGGTATAATTGAATCCGGCTGTACCGGATTAGCTGCCAGGTGGGATTCTATATAGTCATTTGGAACTTCCCAGTCCCACAGCCGAATCTTTGTGTTGGGCCAGACAAGCTCGTACGTTTCGCCGGGCTCCAGCTGCTCTCTGTACCTACGTGGAAGACTATGATAGTAGGTGATGGAACCGCCTGGCTTTAGCTCTTGAACGTCGAATGAGTACTTCACGTGCACGATGTCTATCAGATCTTGGATCGCATCTGGTACGGGTACCCTTTCCAGCTTGCCATCTGAGGTGTGTCGTAGAAGTATGAATCCATCTTGATGATAGCTAATATTGAGGGGAGACCACACGAAGACAAAGGGCCTTGGGTCATCGTCCGGCGTTGCTCGACGGAGGGTATACTGTAAGAGCGGGCAGAGTTCAATTTCGAGCTGCAGACATGGTGCCTTAGGACTTGAGCTGGATAGTAAGCGTCTAGTCCCGACGGACAGTCCGGTCCAAATGACGAGGTGGGGACCGGtaagagagagggagagagggagggagggataGTTCGGTACATACTGTCTATCATTAGATGAAAGTTTGATGTAAGAGGCAATTTGCTGGTCCATTTTTCGGCCTTTCGCCGATTGTAAATGAACGAGAAAGAGTGCGTCCGGCTTTAAGTAGCACTGGTTATCCTCCTCAGGTCTTTCTGCTTGTCTCCTTtagaagaagccgagaagtACGAAGCAATACCACCTTCCAGGCAAGGTGCATAGTCTAAATGCAATCTTGCCTAGCATGGGAGTCAAGCAGACTAAGTATAGCCTCCCGGATAGCAGGATCTCGCACACTATCTGCCACCTGCGTAGGACTTTTGCCATAGGTTTTCCGGCCACCTGATACAACTGTCGGGTCAGCACCCGCGTCTAGCAGCAGCTTGACGAGGTTTGGTTTGGCGGAGCGAATGGCACAGTGCAGAGGCGTGCCCCATTCATCGGAGGTCACGTTCGGATCGAGACCCTTGTTGAGAAGGAATTGAGTCTTAAGCTCTGCTTGACGGACGCGCGGCGCCATGGCAAAAAATAGAAGATCTGCTGATAGCGTGGCTCCGTATTCGATATACAgctcaagaagagaaaggtcttcctcctggatAGTCACAAGGGCGCGGCCTAGGGGGGGTATTTTACTCGGTCCGCAAATATTGGGGTCGGCGCCCGCCGACAGCAATAAGCGAACAGATGCGGGATTCCTTAACATGCTGTTGGTTACagagtcagtcagtcagATAATCAGTCAGCCAGTTAGCCCGCAGGTCCGAGTCTTAGGCTAACTAGTAAGTTAAGGCTAACACGTACGGAAGGAGTGGCTCGCCGGTAGAAAGCCTTGAGTTGGGGTCAAGGCCATGGTCCAAGAAGTGGCGAAC from Aspergillus oryzae RIB40 DNA, chromosome 1 encodes the following:
- a CDS encoding uncharacterized protein (predicted protein), translated to MPIQIRYATESDSPDLVHINTVSFAPGLFYQNAFANVKVSALQTLKYARTFARFVDPKYHLLVATESETGRVIAFMRVVIPLHYQQDSHSLTELSEDANKMAAKPDEYLPEGINKRVYTCYLDMLKSSRERYLGENDMSTYSSCP